Proteins from a genomic interval of Salvelinus alpinus chromosome 7, SLU_Salpinus.1, whole genome shotgun sequence:
- the LOC139580160 gene encoding chromobox protein homolog 7-like, which translates to MELSAIGEQVFAVESIIKKRVRKGNVEYLLKWKGWPPKYSTWEPEEHILDQRLVQAYDEKEQKDRALGYRKRGPKAKRLLLQNTIYSMDLRSAHKALEKPQARLRLSLTRSLESEAEDPTYGACRRSLHPRLAHRKNKPRRSQFMCLASSPGPPNPTKDPTHDWGRREEEDDMEETRQEQSERETEICSGILNGQDRAEDWSSVIGSDEVTSSERSAVWSPVIGPGEVTVTDVTINSLTVTFKEALAAKGFFRGWGLEF; encoded by the exons ATGGAGCTGTCAGCGATTGGTGAACAAGTGTTTGCTGTGGAATCAATAATCAAGAAAAGAGTTAGAAAG GGAAACGTGGAATATCTGTTGAAGTGGAAGGGATGGCCCCCCAA ATACAGTACATGGGAACCAGAGGAGCACATCTTGGACCAGCGTCTGGTGCAGGCCTATGATGAGAA AGAGCAGAAGGACAGAGCCCTGGGGTACCGGAAGAGAGGACCCAAAGCTAAAAGGCTTCTACTACAG AATACTATTTACAGCATGGATCTCCGGAGCGCCCATAAGGCCCTAGAGAAACCTCAAGCTCGCCTACGTCTTTCCCTGACTCGCTCACTGGAGTCTGAGGCAGAGGACCCAACTTATGGGGCCTGTAGACGGAGCCTGCACCCCCGCCTGGCCCATCGCAAAAACAAACCCAGAAGATCACAGTTCATGTGCCTGGCCTCTTCCCCTGGCCCCCCTAACCCCACAAAGGACCCCACACATGATTggggaaggagggaagaggaagatGACATGGAGGAAACTCGACAGGAGCAGtcggagcgagagacagagatatgCAGCGGCATTCTGAATG ggCAGGATAGGGCAGAGGACTGGAGTTCTGTGATTGGCTCAGACGAAGTGACCTCGTCAGAGCGGTCTGCTGTTTGGAGCCCAGTGATTGGCCCAGGGGAGGTGACCGTGACTGACGTCACCATAAACTCTCTCACAGTGACTTTCAAAGAAGCCCTGGCAGCCAAAGGCTTCTTCAGAGGCTGGGGCTTAGAGTTCTAA